A DNA window from Candidatus Protochlamydia naegleriophila contains the following coding sequences:
- a CDS encoding linear amide C-N hydrolase, protein MKAIRSVLLTFLVATLMAQTTEACTRALFVGSDGVVITGRSMDWMEDLQSDLWAFPQGMTRNGAAGPQSITWTSKYGSLIVSGYNAGSADGMNEKGLVANMLYLAESDYGKPSENKPLMSISLWAQYVLDNFATVSEAVDTLQQEPFQIIAPILPNGFPAQMHLSISDADGDSAIFEYINGNLVIHHGKQYIVQTNSPTYNQQLALNTYWQSIGGLIFLPGTNRSADRFARASFLIEAIPKKSAPAYIKAVPNGTFTNQAIASVLSVIRSVSVPLGITTPGEPNIASTIWRTISNQKDKVYFYDSSTSPNTFWVPLSDLNLKKGALVKKLSLTGGKIYSGNAVGNFEEAEPFAFLPAIPLK, encoded by the coding sequence ATGAAAGCTATCAGATCGGTTTTACTCACTTTTCTTGTTGCAACATTAATGGCTCAGACAACCGAGGCATGTACCCGCGCCCTTTTTGTCGGGTCTGACGGAGTGGTTATCACAGGCCGCTCGATGGATTGGATGGAAGATCTGCAATCCGACCTTTGGGCCTTCCCTCAGGGTATGACACGTAACGGCGCCGCGGGGCCGCAATCTATTACTTGGACCTCCAAATACGGCAGCCTCATCGTCTCAGGCTATAATGCGGGATCAGCTGACGGGATGAATGAAAAAGGGCTCGTTGCCAACATGTTATATCTTGCTGAATCGGATTACGGCAAACCCAGCGAAAACAAGCCACTTATGTCCATATCGCTTTGGGCACAGTATGTGTTAGACAATTTTGCAACTGTTTCTGAGGCCGTCGACACTTTGCAGCAAGAACCTTTCCAAATTATAGCGCCTATATTACCTAATGGGTTTCCAGCTCAGATGCATCTATCCATTTCGGATGCCGATGGTGATTCAGCGATCTTCGAATACATCAACGGCAATCTTGTCATCCATCACGGCAAACAATATATAGTACAGACAAATTCCCCGACTTATAATCAGCAGCTTGCCTTAAATACATATTGGCAAAGCATTGGCGGGTTGATCTTCCTTCCAGGAACTAACCGATCTGCCGATCGGTTTGCGCGCGCTTCTTTTTTGATAGAGGCCATTCCTAAGAAATCTGCTCCAGCATATATTAAAGCTGTTCCAAATGGAACCTTTACCAATCAGGCCATTGCCAGCGTGCTGAGCGTCATTAGAAGCGTCAGCGTACCTTTAGGTATCACAACTCCTGGAGAGCCAAATATTGCTTCGACAATATGGAGGACTATATCAAACCAAAAAGACAAAGTTTATTTCTATGATTCTTCTACAAGTCCAAACACTTTTTGGGTTCCTCTTTCCGATCTTAACTTGAAAAAAGGGGCTTTAGTAAAGAAGCTCTCCTTAACCGGAGGAAAAATCTATTCAGGCAATGCGGTTGGCAACTTCGAAGAAGCAGAACCTTTTGCTTTTCTTCCAGCAATCCCGCTGAAGTGA
- a CDS encoding alpha/beta hydrolase, whose translation MIESIRAHQPTGLVDQKDRSLVKSMGRTFRWIKDKLDPITILAHCLFFLAARAVVFTSSRTFKESKCDYERVARSRQTLQTLGGQEVNLPMPDGHQMSAMYLDTKRCLEKLIELGGEKGRKPLANGLVQDILFIPPHQTELCTLIERMGLPLHEEEGRQYIHLGIPKILGVPEADQAETMPGTVIYAPGSGHIFEYRRPTIGTFMIGYGMNMLVFHYSQTGQSEGKISEQATYDNVEAAYRYLKQKDLPDQKILGYGHCMGGGPILELASKYPIALLLDRVFADMGDFAKLRATRRLPRFLHFLAEPIKRVMNRCFNYDNRKKIEHVQGRVALIEAARDEIIPGAYIQELYDHAMQAQTKVKLVIDSDHDRDLVSDESARLSLGRFLTESNLIGNFV comes from the coding sequence ATGATTGAATCAATAAGGGCTCATCAACCGACAGGACTTGTAGATCAGAAAGACAGATCTTTAGTTAAATCAATGGGGCGCACATTTCGCTGGATTAAAGATAAACTCGATCCAATAACTATTTTGGCTCATTGTTTATTTTTTCTTGCGGCTCGAGCTGTCGTTTTTACTTCTTCTCGAACTTTTAAAGAAAGTAAATGTGACTATGAAAGAGTTGCTCGTTCGCGCCAAACCCTGCAAACGCTCGGTGGGCAAGAAGTTAATTTACCGATGCCTGATGGGCATCAAATGTCTGCCATGTATTTGGATACGAAGCGCTGCCTGGAAAAGCTCATTGAGCTGGGTGGAGAAAAAGGCCGTAAGCCGTTAGCAAATGGATTAGTTCAGGATATATTGTTTATACCTCCTCATCAGACCGAACTTTGCACTCTGATTGAAAGAATGGGACTTCCTTTACATGAAGAAGAGGGGCGCCAGTATATTCACTTGGGTATTCCTAAAATATTAGGAGTTCCGGAAGCAGATCAAGCTGAGACAATGCCAGGAACTGTTATTTATGCACCTGGAAGCGGGCACATATTTGAATACAGGCGCCCGACAATTGGAACGTTCATGATCGGCTATGGCATGAACATGCTAGTTTTCCATTATTCGCAGACAGGGCAAAGTGAAGGTAAAATTTCTGAACAGGCGACTTATGATAATGTCGAAGCAGCCTATCGATATTTAAAGCAAAAAGATCTGCCAGATCAAAAAATCCTGGGTTACGGCCATTGCATGGGAGGAGGGCCTATTTTGGAATTGGCCTCCAAATATCCCATTGCTTTGCTCCTCGATCGAGTCTTTGCCGATATGGGCGATTTTGCTAAGTTGCGTGCTACTCGCCGATTGCCACGCTTTTTACATTTTTTAGCCGAACCGATTAAGCGCGTCATGAATCGGTGCTTTAATTACGACAATCGCAAAAAAATAGAACATGTTCAAGGAAGGGTGGCTCTCATCGAAGCCGCAAGAGATGAAATCATTCCCGGTGCCTACATCCAAGAACTTTATGATCACGCAATGCAAGCCCAAACGAAGGTTAAATTAGTCATTGATAGTGATCACGATAGGGATCTAGTTAGCGACGAATCAGCCCGTCTATCCCTAGGGAGATTTTTAACTGAATCTAATTTAATAGGTAACTTTGTTTGA
- the groL gene encoding chaperonin GroEL (60 kDa chaperone family; promotes refolding of misfolded polypeptides especially under stressful conditions; forms two stacked rings of heptamers to form a barrel-shaped 14mer; ends can be capped by GroES; misfolded proteins enter the barrel where they are refolded when GroES binds) produces the protein MAAKTIKFKEDARQKILKGVRTLADAVKVTLGPKGRNVVIDKSYGTPHITKDGVTVAKEIELEDKFENMGAQMVKEVASKTADKAGDGTTTATVLAEAIYAEGLRNVAAGANPLDLKRGMEKALKVVVQELEKRSKKVDDRNEIAQVATISANNDSEIGEIIAQAMERVGRDGTITVEEGKGFETELDVVKGMKFDRGYLSAYFMTNPESQECILEDAYVLIYDKKISSIKEIIPLLQAVVETGRPLLIIAEDVEGEALATLVVNRLRAGLKVCAVKAPGFGDRRKAMLQDIAIVTGGELISEEIGLKLETTTIEQLGRVKKAVLTKDETTLVEGAGTKAAIQDRAAQIKRQIEESTSDYDKEKLQERLAKLVGGVAVIHVGAATEIEMKEKKDRVDDAQRATAAAVEEGILPGGGTAFIRCIPAVNNLADTLDGDERTGARIMARSLSAPLRQIAENAGQEGAIILQTVERMKEKEGYNALTGEYVDMIVAGILDPTKVVRCALENAVSVASMLLTTEAIVADIPEDKPAAAAPVGMDY, from the coding sequence ATGGCTGCAAAGACAATTAAGTTCAAAGAAGATGCCAGACAAAAGATTTTAAAAGGCGTTCGCACCCTAGCCGATGCTGTCAAAGTCACACTCGGTCCAAAAGGTCGCAACGTTGTAATTGATAAATCGTATGGCACTCCCCACATCACAAAAGACGGCGTCACTGTTGCAAAAGAAATTGAGCTCGAAGACAAGTTCGAAAACATGGGCGCTCAAATGGTTAAAGAAGTGGCAAGCAAGACTGCTGACAAAGCAGGAGACGGGACCACAACAGCAACTGTTTTGGCAGAAGCGATTTATGCAGAAGGCTTACGCAACGTCGCTGCTGGAGCCAATCCTCTAGATCTTAAGCGTGGGATGGAAAAAGCGCTTAAAGTCGTTGTACAAGAGTTAGAAAAAAGAAGCAAGAAAGTAGATGATCGCAACGAGATCGCTCAAGTTGCAACCATTTCTGCCAATAACGACTCTGAAATTGGTGAAATTATCGCACAAGCGATGGAAAGAGTAGGTCGAGATGGAACGATTACGGTTGAAGAAGGCAAAGGCTTTGAAACAGAACTAGATGTCGTTAAAGGGATGAAATTTGATCGCGGCTACCTTTCGGCTTATTTCATGACAAATCCTGAGTCGCAAGAATGCATTTTAGAAGATGCTTACGTGCTCATTTACGACAAAAAAATCAGCTCAATTAAAGAAATCATTCCTTTGCTCCAGGCTGTGGTTGAAACGGGCCGTCCGCTCCTCATCATCGCTGAAGACGTTGAAGGTGAAGCACTAGCTACTCTCGTTGTTAACCGTTTACGTGCCGGCTTAAAAGTTTGTGCTGTGAAGGCGCCAGGATTTGGTGACCGTCGCAAAGCCATGCTGCAAGATATCGCAATTGTTACCGGTGGTGAGCTTATCAGCGAAGAGATTGGCTTAAAGCTTGAAACAACAACGATCGAGCAGTTAGGACGCGTAAAAAAGGCTGTCTTGACAAAAGACGAGACAACATTGGTTGAAGGGGCTGGAACAAAAGCTGCTATCCAAGACCGTGCTGCTCAAATTAAGCGTCAAATCGAAGAAAGCACCTCTGATTACGACAAGGAAAAATTGCAAGAGCGTCTAGCCAAGCTAGTTGGCGGGGTCGCTGTCATCCACGTTGGTGCTGCAACAGAAATTGAAATGAAAGAAAAGAAAGACCGTGTAGACGATGCACAGCGTGCAACGGCAGCTGCTGTTGAGGAAGGAATCCTTCCAGGCGGAGGAACAGCCTTTATTCGCTGTATTCCAGCCGTCAACAACTTAGCCGATACGTTAGATGGTGACGAACGCACAGGAGCTAGAATCATGGCTCGTTCACTCAGTGCTCCTTTGCGCCAAATCGCTGAAAATGCTGGCCAAGAAGGCGCGATCATTCTACAGACTGTTGAAAGAATGAAAGAAAAAGAAGGATATAATGCCTTAACTGGCGAGTATGTAGATATGATTGTGGCTGGTATCTTAGATCCAACTAAAGTCGTTCGCTGCGCCTTGGAAAACGCTGTCTCTGTCGCTTCAATGTTATTGACGACAGAAGCCATTGTAGCCGATATTCCAGAAGACAAGCCTGCTGCTGCTGCGCCTGTTGGCATGGATTACTAA
- a CDS encoding co-chaperone GroES produces MAHTQTAPATQLKPLGNRVLVRRLAAEEKLKGGIILPDTAKKKQEQAEVVAIGTGKKDKNGALIPMPVKIGDVILMEKYSGQEVTLNDEEFVILRADDIIAIVEK; encoded by the coding sequence ATGGCTCATACACAAACAGCCCCTGCGACTCAACTGAAACCTTTGGGAAATCGAGTACTTGTCCGCCGTTTAGCGGCTGAAGAGAAGTTGAAAGGAGGGATCATTCTTCCTGATACGGCTAAAAAGAAACAAGAGCAAGCTGAAGTCGTAGCGATTGGAACGGGTAAGAAAGATAAGAATGGTGCGTTGATTCCAATGCCTGTGAAAATTGGCGATGTCATCTTGATGGAAAAATATTCTGGCCAGGAAGTCACATTGAATGATGAAGAATTTGTCATTCTTCGTGCCGATGATATCATTGCCATCGTAGAAAAGTAA
- the pepF gene encoding oligoendopeptidase F has translation MNKTREEVSLEDRWNVEGLYPSHEDWEQAFQSFASQAQQTPSWPALHAYQGTLQRNPEQVKNALDLMMTIDRELSKLYTYAHLRHDEDIANPNFKKSYEQILTLAHAFAQETAWFQPELLALADDLLESYLEAPILTAYRFYLEKMIRIKKHTLSSENEKLMALAGQALQTSYKAFNAISDADFKFGSVLDSQGEEKPLSHATYSLYIRDQDRTLRERAFKHYHKKYLNYENTLCELLSGQVQNHLFQARSRHYSSCLEAALFPKNIPTSVYHALIQAVSEQTPVLHRYMDLRKRILKLDQLHLYDIYVPLTSAIDIRLSYQEAEDIVIESVAPLGPEYQSFLAQGLKDQRWVDRYENRNKRSGAYSSGCFDSMPYILMNYKDLLRDVFTLAHEAGHSMHSLYSRRTQPYQYSDYPIFLAEVASTFNEDLLGRLLIDRCQNPIEKIFLLNQKIEDIRGTLFRQTMFAEFELLIHQLVEKGTPLTPHLIKQEYRQLNYKYFGPHVVIDEEIDIEWARIPHFYYNFYVFQYATGISAALALSDKVVNGDDKDREDYLSFLKGGSSQYPIDMLKMAGIDMESPAPVKAAILKFDRLLTELDHLLTSVEISTAKP, from the coding sequence ATGAATAAAACACGCGAAGAAGTTTCATTAGAAGACCGCTGGAACGTTGAAGGCTTATACCCCTCTCATGAAGACTGGGAGCAGGCATTTCAAAGCTTTGCTAGTCAGGCTCAGCAAACTCCTAGTTGGCCAGCCTTACATGCCTATCAAGGAACTCTTCAGAGGAACCCTGAACAAGTTAAAAACGCTCTGGATCTCATGATGACTATCGATCGTGAACTTTCCAAGCTTTATACGTATGCACACTTACGTCACGATGAAGACATCGCCAATCCAAACTTTAAAAAGTCTTACGAGCAAATTTTAACATTGGCCCATGCCTTCGCACAAGAAACCGCCTGGTTTCAGCCCGAATTGCTCGCGTTAGCCGACGATCTTTTAGAAAGTTATTTAGAAGCTCCCATTCTAACGGCGTACCGTTTTTACTTAGAGAAAATGATCCGGATTAAAAAGCACACTTTGTCTAGCGAAAATGAAAAACTAATGGCATTGGCGGGACAAGCCTTACAAACCTCCTACAAAGCCTTTAATGCCATCAGCGATGCAGACTTTAAATTTGGATCTGTCCTAGATAGCCAAGGGGAAGAAAAACCTTTATCGCACGCGACGTATAGCCTGTACATCCGGGATCAAGACCGCACCTTGCGTGAAAGAGCATTCAAACACTACCATAAGAAGTACTTAAACTACGAAAACACCTTATGCGAGCTTTTGAGTGGACAAGTCCAGAACCATCTTTTCCAAGCACGCTCCCGCCACTATTCTTCCTGTTTAGAAGCAGCTCTGTTTCCAAAGAACATTCCCACATCGGTCTATCATGCTCTCATTCAAGCGGTCTCCGAACAGACCCCAGTTTTACACCGCTATATGGATCTGCGCAAAAGAATCTTAAAGTTAGACCAACTACACCTTTACGATATCTATGTACCTCTAACCAGTGCTATCGATATACGTTTATCCTATCAAGAAGCGGAAGATATTGTGATCGAATCGGTCGCCCCCCTCGGCCCCGAGTATCAGTCCTTCCTGGCTCAAGGCTTAAAAGACCAGCGCTGGGTCGACCGCTATGAAAATCGCAACAAGCGCTCGGGTGCTTATTCTAGTGGCTGCTTCGACAGCATGCCCTACATCTTGATGAACTACAAAGATTTGCTAAGAGATGTCTTTACGCTCGCCCACGAGGCAGGCCATAGCATGCATAGCCTCTATAGCCGCCGCACGCAACCTTATCAATATAGTGACTATCCCATCTTTTTAGCAGAAGTCGCCTCCACCTTTAATGAAGACCTCTTGGGTCGCTTGCTCATTGACCGATGCCAAAATCCCATCGAAAAGATCTTTTTGCTCAACCAAAAAATCGAAGATATCCGAGGCACCCTATTCCGCCAAACCATGTTTGCCGAATTCGAACTCCTCATTCACCAACTCGTCGAAAAAGGAACCCCTCTCACTCCTCACCTAATTAAACAAGAGTATAGACAGCTCAACTATAAATACTTTGGACCCCATGTCGTCATTGATGAAGAAATTGATATCGAATGGGCCCGTATCCCCCACTTCTACTACAATTTTTACGTCTTCCAATACGCAACCGGAATCAGTGCAGCGCTTGCCCTCTCCGATAAAGTTGTAAACGGAGATGATAAAGATCGAGAAGATTATCTTAGCTTCCTCAAAGGGGGCTCAAGCCAATACCCAATCGACATGCTAAAAATGGCCGGTATTGATATGGAATCGCCTGCCCCTGTGAAAGCTGCAATCCTTAAATTCGACAGACTTCTCACAGAACTCGATCATCTACTGACCAGTGTAGAGATATCGACCGCTAAGCCTTAA
- a CDS encoding HPr family phosphocarrier protein: MINPAIKKLVVKGKFIVGNDRGLHTRPSTELVKCASAFKAQVFLKYQKHAVNAKSLLGVLMLAASKGARIGIEAEGVDAEEAVESIIALANNKFYIKY; this comes from the coding sequence ATGATAAATCCAGCTATTAAAAAACTTGTTGTAAAGGGTAAGTTTATTGTAGGCAATGATCGAGGTCTTCATACAAGACCATCCACCGAACTTGTTAAGTGTGCGAGTGCTTTTAAAGCGCAAGTGTTTTTAAAATATCAAAAACATGCTGTTAATGCTAAGTCGCTATTGGGTGTTTTAATGCTTGCGGCTTCTAAAGGAGCTAGGATCGGAATTGAAGCTGAAGGGGTTGATGCGGAAGAGGCTGTAGAATCAATCATTGCCTTGGCTAACAATAAATTCTATATCAAGTATTAG
- a CDS encoding bifunctional nuclease family protein has product MQSELIQLSFDKIMQTRSYTVVILGAQDKRFAIYTDPSIGRTLQMFLTEVERPRPLTHDLIDKIFDGFDVRVKQVVINDVQDTVYFARLFLEQDCGDMRHILEIDARPSDCLTLALMNNAPVYCTKEVLEKTIAVEE; this is encoded by the coding sequence ATGCAATCAGAACTTATTCAGCTTTCATTTGATAAAATCATGCAAACGCGCTCTTATACGGTTGTGATTTTGGGAGCTCAAGACAAACGTTTTGCAATTTATACCGATCCAAGCATTGGCAGAACCCTGCAGATGTTTCTAACCGAAGTGGAAAGACCTCGTCCCCTAACACATGATTTGATAGACAAGATTTTTGATGGTTTTGACGTTCGAGTTAAGCAGGTTGTAATTAACGATGTTCAAGATACGGTCTATTTTGCACGGCTGTTTTTAGAACAAGACTGCGGTGACATGCGCCATATCCTAGAAATTGATGCGCGCCCAAGCGATTGCTTAACCCTTGCCTTAATGAATAATGCCCCAGTCTACTGCACAAAAGAGGTGCTGGAAAAAACAATAGCCGTCGAAGAATAA
- the rpiA gene encoding ribose 5-phosphate isomerase A, which produces MTKTDFSPIISAKKAAGKAAVELIKEGMLVGLGTGSTTSYFIEALGQRCRSGLNISAVASSVQSMRQAHFEGIPLIDADKITLLDLTIDGADEIDHHKNMIKGGGGALLREKLLALASKEMVVVVDENKLVEQLGAFPVPVEIATFAYRTTLKRLESNGYSCILRLNRDKSLYLTDNGNYIIDIQYQKPIANPKLEHERLKSLAGVLETGLFFNVAGRVVVGYEDGFAKILT; this is translated from the coding sequence ATGACAAAAACAGACTTTTCACCGATTATCTCAGCCAAAAAAGCAGCTGGAAAAGCAGCTGTAGAGCTTATCAAAGAAGGCATGCTAGTCGGCCTTGGAACCGGTTCAACAACGTCCTATTTTATAGAAGCCCTAGGCCAGCGCTGCCGTTCAGGCTTGAACATTTCAGCAGTCGCTTCATCGGTACAGTCCATGCGTCAAGCCCATTTCGAAGGCATTCCACTAATTGATGCTGATAAAATCACCTTATTAGATTTAACAATCGATGGAGCAGATGAAATTGATCATCATAAGAATATGATTAAGGGAGGCGGTGGAGCTCTTTTACGTGAAAAACTTCTTGCCTTAGCAAGCAAAGAAATGGTCGTCGTCGTAGATGAAAATAAACTTGTAGAGCAATTAGGAGCCTTTCCAGTTCCTGTTGAGATAGCAACTTTTGCTTATCGCACCACTTTAAAGCGGCTCGAATCTAATGGCTATTCATGCATACTGCGACTCAATCGGGATAAAAGCCTCTATCTGACAGACAATGGGAATTACATCATAGATATTCAATATCAAAAGCCAATTGCAAACCCAAAGCTTGAGCATGAAAGGCTCAAAAGCCTTGCAGGAGTTTTAGAAACTGGCTTATTTTTTAACGTAGCAGGCCGTGTAGTTGTTGGCTATGAAGATGGTTTTGCCAAAATTCTTACGTGA
- a CDS encoding BON domain-containing protein, giving the protein MKKQLFILSSLCLMLSACENTAHNTAPGADNTARNARNGHAVTAGDQAENEADRGITQKVRQALLEDDSLSTNAKNIKIITINGVITLRGPVNNDREKNEIGKKAKAVSGVRNVDNQLEVIREVNVNRLDNAMRSEGRSDINR; this is encoded by the coding sequence ATGAAAAAGCAGCTTTTTATTCTGTCTTCTTTATGCTTAATGCTATCTGCTTGTGAAAACACGGCACACAACACAGCTCCTGGAGCAGACAACACAGCCCGAAATGCCCGCAACGGACATGCCGTCACAGCAGGTGATCAAGCTGAAAATGAAGCAGACCGCGGAATCACCCAAAAAGTTCGCCAAGCCTTATTAGAAGATGATTCCTTATCAACCAATGCCAAAAATATTAAGATCATTACGATTAACGGCGTCATTACATTACGCGGCCCTGTTAACAATGATCGCGAAAAGAATGAAATTGGCAAAAAAGCTAAAGCTGTTAGCGGCGTAAGAAACGTAGACAATCAGTTAGAAGTCATCCGCGAAGTCAACGTGAACCGCCTAGATAATGCTATGCGCAGTGAGGGTAGAAGTGATATTAATCGCTAA
- the tyrS gene encoding tyrosine--tRNA ligase, whose translation MMMSTIIDVLRERGFIDAVTSEEIRQLTQQPVKVYCGFDPTADSLHLGNLVAIMGLAWFQRFGHTPVAIVGGATGMIGDPSGKSAERQLLDEKTIQHNLQGIRKNLEAVLDFNHPTAKAIILNNFDWFKDFSFIGFLRDVGKLFRLGPMLAKDSVKTRLQSEEGMSFTEFCYQTLQGYDFLHLFETQGVTIQLGGSDQWGNIIAGTDLIRKVHGKPAYGVTFPLLTKSDGQKFGKSEKGAIWLSPDKLSSYEFYQYLVRVEDADVINLMRMLTFMDMAEIRTYEKMMKEADYVPRTAQKRLAEEITRMVHGGEGLKTAIKVTEGIAPGSQTKLDAEMLESLAADMPSCEMAFDSVVNKKLIDLLVEAGLQASKGDAKRLLRNGGVYINNEKIEDENCVVGDNYLISNRLILLAAGKKNKMLIRLKG comes from the coding sequence ATGATGATGAGCACTATTATTGATGTTTTGCGCGAGCGCGGTTTTATAGATGCTGTGACTAGCGAAGAAATTCGCCAATTGACACAACAACCCGTTAAGGTATACTGCGGATTCGATCCAACGGCTGACAGTCTTCATTTGGGAAATCTCGTGGCCATTATGGGACTGGCTTGGTTTCAACGCTTTGGACATACTCCAGTTGCTATTGTGGGCGGAGCCACCGGAATGATTGGAGACCCGTCTGGTAAGAGTGCTGAAAGGCAGCTTTTAGATGAAAAAACGATTCAACACAATCTGCAAGGGATTCGGAAGAACCTTGAAGCAGTGCTGGATTTCAATCACCCAACTGCAAAGGCAATCATTTTAAATAACTTTGATTGGTTCAAAGACTTTTCGTTCATTGGCTTTTTGCGGGATGTGGGTAAACTCTTCCGATTGGGGCCCATGCTTGCAAAAGACAGTGTGAAGACCCGTTTGCAGTCGGAAGAAGGAATGAGCTTTACAGAATTTTGTTACCAAACATTGCAAGGATACGATTTTCTTCATTTATTTGAGACGCAAGGTGTGACGATTCAGCTCGGCGGAAGCGATCAGTGGGGGAATATCATTGCTGGTACTGACTTGATCCGCAAAGTCCATGGAAAGCCGGCTTATGGAGTGACGTTTCCCTTGTTGACAAAGAGCGACGGGCAAAAATTTGGCAAATCGGAAAAAGGGGCTATCTGGCTTTCTCCAGACAAGCTATCTTCTTATGAATTTTACCAATACTTGGTGCGCGTTGAAGATGCTGATGTCATCAATCTCATGCGTATGTTGACCTTTATGGATATGGCAGAAATTCGCACATATGAAAAAATGATGAAAGAGGCTGACTACGTCCCCCGTACGGCCCAAAAAAGACTTGCAGAAGAGATTACTCGCATGGTGCATGGTGGTGAGGGGCTTAAGACGGCAATTAAAGTGACTGAAGGAATTGCACCTGGCTCACAAACAAAACTTGATGCTGAAATGCTTGAAAGCCTAGCTGCAGATATGCCGAGTTGTGAAATGGCTTTTGATAGCGTTGTAAATAAGAAATTGATAGATCTACTGGTTGAGGCTGGGCTGCAAGCTAGTAAGGGCGATGCAAAACGTCTGTTACGGAATGGTGGAGTCTATATCAATAATGAGAAAATTGAAGACGAGAACTGCGTTGTTGGAGATAACTATTTAATTTCTAATCGTTTAATTCTCTTGGCTGCGGGTAAGAAAAATAAAATGCTCATTCGTTTGAAAGGATGA